The following are encoded in a window of Geotrypetes seraphini chromosome 5, aGeoSer1.1, whole genome shotgun sequence genomic DNA:
- the HYLS1 gene encoding hydrolethalus syndrome protein 1 → MDLSLKEPESRKYMDRDNSLDTCWRQQQKLERKRSSSKVGLTPEVTEEELRHELALLGFSHVPQERLMEFKRDLEQLMVHQMVEEAPQPKEDQSWASGNRKEGWPESIQATSSYVRAEPSCGTVTISGKEAWTEPPTCSKSTLGAGFYSERSAEVGMPGSVDCISGRERWSALSACSNPPQTRPFQGAASYTRDNAWPEQHAQTDPVQQTASAFSKSSTWKGCPVNKARIESLPLTIPFNGNLSNADDRQAAPFITKERPNSCGGDGSLCASTGSSSPQEGPAEEWRRPTMKRKVLRKSEDGRVQISDESTVSEMDSEFYWGQEPWKGESDSERLEMSLVPMYSWNQRQEQEDHDRLKSFIRPRLVGNHQRKTDPVAKYQQYKRGWDAFQAPGEKDRKELRWGMREQMLYKAPQPHHRTSQVYVPNNYVVPTEKKRSTLRWGIRYDLANGIIPHKIYPS, encoded by the coding sequence ATGGATCTCTCCCTGAAGGAGCCAGAAAGCAGAAAATACATGGACCGTGACAACAGCCTGGATACTTGCTGGAGACAACAGCAGAaactagaaagaaagagaagcagcAGTAAAGTAGGGCTGACCCCTGAAGTGACTGAGGAGGAGTTGAGGCATGAGCTTGCCCTCTTGGGTTTCAGTCATGTCCCCCAGGAGCGGCTCATGGAATTCAAGCGAGATCTAGAACAGTTGATGGTACACCAGATGGTGGAAGAGGCACCACAGCCCAAGGAAGACCAAAGCTGGGCTTCAGGAAACAGGAAGGAGGGATGGCCAGAATCAATCCAGGCAACCTCTTCCTATGTAAGGGCTGAGCCTTCCTGTGGTACAGTCACCAtttctgggaaggaggcctggacAGAGCCTCCTACTTGCTCCAAATCAACCTTAGGAGCTGGCTTCTACTCTGAAAGGAGTGCTGAAGTAGGTATGCCTGGGAGTGTAGACTGCATatctgggagagagagatggagtgCCCTCTCTGCTTGTAGCAATCCTCCACAGACTAGACCTTTCCAAGGTGCAGCTTCCTATACCAGAGACAATGCCTGGCCTGAGCAACATGCACAGACTGATCCAGTCCAACAGACTGCTTCTGCCTTCTCCAAGAGCAGCACATGGAAAGGATGTCCAGTGAACAAAGCCAGAATTGAGAGCCTTCCTCTAACCATCCCATTCAATGGCAACCTCTCAAATGCTGATGACAGGCAGGCAGCCCCATTTATCACTAAGGAGAGGCCAAACAGCTGTGGTGGAGATGGTAGCCTTTGTGCTAGTACTGGTTCTAGCAGTCCCCAGGAGGGGCCAGCAGAAGAGTGGCGAAGGCCAACTATGAAAAGAAAAGTATTACGCAAGAGTGAGGATGGACGGGTCCAAATCTCTGATGAATCCACAGTCAGTGAGATGGATTCTGAGTTCTACTGGGGCCAAGAACCCTGGAAAGGTGAATCTGACTCAGAGAGGTTGGAAATGAGTCTTGTGCCCATGTATTCATGGAATCAGAGACAGGAGCAAGAGGACCATGACAGACTCAAATCATTCATTCGGCCTAGGCTTGTTGGAAACCACCAGAGAAAAACAGATCCTGTGGCTAAATACCAACAGTACAAGAGGGGCTGGGATGCTTTCCAGGCCCCAGGAGAGAAAGACAGGAAAGAACTGCGCTGGGGTATGCGTGAGCAAATGCTGTACAAAGCTCCTCAGCCACATCACAGGACATCTCAGGTATATGTCCCCAACAACTATGTGGTGCCCACTGAGAAGAAGAGGTCAACCTTGCGCTGGGGGATACGTTATGATCTGGCGAATGGAATCATTCCTCATAAGATCTATCCTTCCTAG